In a genomic window of Oceanispirochaeta sp. M1:
- a CDS encoding bifunctional helix-turn-helix transcriptional regulator/GNAT family N-acetyltransferase has protein sequence MRKKWSDLEKARIAQMALREEKTISEIAQDTGAHPNMISKWKRELIGNADSDFHGGKSENEGDMENKITFRVADSEDIHYLKEMLFEAVYWRSIKQGNAPNFEEGLKAEGVMNSLIDWGKRKQDLGLIALNGSNQIGAAWIRYYQKSNSIRGFIEDSVPVLVIGIKNEYRNKGIGTEILNLLIEKAKGKCINSISLMVSEDNEAYKLYRKVGFELKEKHGDSLLMIMNF, from the coding sequence ATGCGGAAGAAGTGGAGTGATTTAGAGAAGGCCAGAATTGCACAAATGGCCCTTCGAGAGGAAAAAACTATTAGTGAAATTGCCCAGGACACAGGGGCTCATCCAAACATGATTTCAAAGTGGAAACGGGAATTAATAGGCAATGCAGATTCTGATTTCCATGGTGGTAAGTCTGAGAATGAGGGAGATATGGAAAATAAAATTACTTTCAGAGTTGCAGATTCAGAAGATATTCATTATTTAAAAGAAATGCTATTTGAGGCTGTATATTGGAGATCCATTAAGCAAGGAAATGCACCAAATTTTGAAGAAGGTCTTAAGGCTGAAGGTGTAATGAATTCCCTTATTGATTGGGGTAAAAGGAAGCAGGATTTAGGATTGATAGCACTTAATGGCTCTAATCAGATTGGGGCAGCATGGATAAGATATTATCAAAAAAGTAATTCAATAAGAGGATTTATTGAAGACTCAGTGCCAGTTTTGGTGATTGGAATTAAGAATGAATATAGGAATAAAGGAATAGGAACAGAAATTTTAAATTTACTTATTGAAAAGGCTAAAGGAAAATGTATTAATAGCATTAGTTTAATGGTTTCTGAAGATAATGAAGCTTATAAACTATATAGAAAAGTAGGATTTGAACTTAAAGAAAAACATGGTGATTCATTATTAATGATTATGAACTTTTAG
- a CDS encoding NUDIX domain-containing protein: MEILDLYDENRTLINKKIIRGESLNPGEYHLVIHFWIYNDLNQLLIQKRNKPPEEFGGIWACTGGTTIAGENSETTAIREMKEEMGIDIKKNELSIINTRKEENYILDVFISKWNGSIDDVVIDPEEVLDAMWISIDKLETMIENRTFFDYGKEYLEAVFSHIEENTEV, from the coding sequence ATGGAAATTTTAGATTTATATGATGAAAACAGAACTCTTATTAATAAAAAAATTATAAGAGGAGAATCACTTAATCCCGGAGAGTACCATTTAGTTATACATTTTTGGATATACAATGATTTAAATCAACTTCTTATACAAAAGAGAAATAAGCCGCCAGAGGAATTCGGTGGTATTTGGGCATGTACAGGTGGTACCACTATTGCTGGAGAAAATAGTGAAACAACAGCAATCCGTGAAATGAAAGAAGAAATGGGAATTGATATTAAAAAAAATGAATTATCCATTATCAATACCAGGAAAGAAGAAAACTATATTTTAGATGTGTTCATTTCTAAATGGAATGGCTCAATTGATGATGTTGTTATTGATCCTGAAGAAGTGTTAGACGCAATGTGGATCTCTATAGATAAATTAGAAACTATGATTGAAAATAGGACTTTTTTTGATTATGGAAAAGAATATTTAGAAGCAGTATTTTCACATATTGAAGAGAATACTGAAGTGTGA